A single genomic interval of Rhodopseudomonas palustris harbors:
- a CDS encoding 3-hydroxyacyl-ACP dehydratase FabZ family protein → MNLEYFHLIDRIAELRLADRSITVEARVPETSTIFEGHFPGYPLMPGVLLIETMAQSSGWLLIALMQFQRMPFLAAVKEAKMRTFVTPGETLSIDVSVVHEGSGFTVTEAKIKSGGKLACNATLTFRHVPFPHPDLRGHMEAMAKQIGFPEQMIHG, encoded by the coding sequence ATGAACCTTGAATATTTCCACCTGATCGACCGAATCGCCGAGCTTCGCCTTGCTGACCGCAGCATCACGGTCGAGGCTCGGGTGCCCGAGACCAGTACGATCTTCGAAGGCCACTTCCCCGGCTACCCGCTGATGCCGGGCGTGCTCTTGATCGAGACCATGGCCCAAAGCTCGGGCTGGCTCTTGATCGCGCTGATGCAGTTTCAGCGCATGCCGTTCCTGGCCGCGGTCAAGGAAGCCAAGATGCGCACCTTCGTGACGCCCGGCGAGACGTTGTCGATCGACGTCTCGGTGGTGCACGAAGGCTCCGGCTTCACGGTGACCGAAGCGAAGATCAAGAGCGGCGGCAAGCTGGCGTGCAATGCAACGCTGACGTTCCGCCACGTCCCGTTTCCGCATCCCGATCTGCGCGGGCATATGGAAGCGATGGCGAAGCAAATCGGATTTCCGGAGCAGATGATCCATGGCTGA
- a CDS encoding acyl carrier protein yields MTSTFDRVATIIAETCDIPRETITPESHAIDDLGIDSLDFLDIAFAIDKAFGIKLPLEKWTQEVNDGKATTEQYFVLKNLAARIDELVAAKGA; encoded by the coding sequence ATGACTTCCACATTCGATCGGGTGGCCACCATCATCGCGGAAACCTGCGACATTCCGCGTGAGACGATCACCCCGGAGAGCCATGCGATCGATGACCTGGGGATCGACAGCCTCGATTTCCTCGATATCGCGTTCGCGATCGACAAAGCTTTCGGTATCAAGCTGCCGCTGGAGAAGTGGACCCAGGAGGTCAACGACGGCAAGGCGACGACCGAGCAGTATTTCGTTCTCAAGAATCTCGCCGCCCGCATCGACGAACTGGTTGCCGCCAAGGGCGCGTAG